A genomic stretch from Corynebacterium kutscheri includes:
- a CDS encoding HNH endonuclease — MYNRRDDRLYAQKVFKPPHQQRCWGFTQYAKKKAVNTCRGHTTTPNTYNSQPVNAFLTRDKHTCQTCGTKQPPFDIDHIDNTRGFGYDEDYNLQTLCVSCHKTKTQKEAAAGKAKKQAKLKRRELPHPGLIN; from the coding sequence ATGTACAATCGACGCGACGACAGACTATACGCTCAAAAAGTTTTTAAACCCCCACACCAACAAAGGTGCTGGGGGTTTACTCAATACGCAAAGAAAAAGGCGGTGAACACATGCCGTGGCCATACAACAACACCCAACACGTACAACTCTCAACCCGTAAACGCATTCCTCACTCGAGATAAACACACCTGCCAAACATGCGGCACCAAACAACCACCCTTTGACATAGATCATATCGACAACACCCGAGGCTTCGGCTACGACGAAGACTATAACCTCCAAACCCTGTGCGTATCATGCCATAAAACGAAAACCCAAAAAGAAGCCGCCGCCGGAAAAGCGAAAAAACAAGCCAAACTAAAACGACGTGAACTACCACACCCAGGACTCATCAACTAA